The Mustela nigripes isolate SB6536 chromosome 6, MUSNIG.SB6536, whole genome shotgun sequence DNA window ctttttatttttttttttaaggtatttatttatttatttgagaaagtgtgagcaagaaagaaagagggagtgtgcaggcaggagctgggggagaagcagagggagaggcagaagcgggctccccgctgagcggggagtcccatgtagggctcgatcctacgaccctgagatcatgacctgagctgaaggcagaggcttaacctactgagccacccaggcggccctctttcttttgttttaaagattttattttttttttagctatctctacacccaaggtggggcttgaacttaccaTCTAGAGATCAAGAGTGTCGTGCTGCCCCGAGCCAGCCAACTGACCCTCCTGGTGCTGTTTCCAAGCCCGTTATACaggtgaggaaagggaggctCAGGCGGGGAAGTCGCCCAGTAGGTAAGCGGTGTATGGAGCCGTTCTCCGGCTGCTGCCCTCGCTGAGCTTCCAGGCTAGGGAGATCGGGGAGCTCTGGGCGGTTGGTTGGCCTTGTAGCCCACCTAGCCCTCgctgcctgcctgccctcccccccgGGGTGGGTGTGGCAGAGCGCTCCGGGAGGCCTCCTGTGCAAAAGCCCCCACCCAGTGCAGTGTGAAGCCCTCCACCTCAGGCAGGGACCATTGCTTCACACTTCCCAGGGGATTTCAGATCCCCTTGCCCCAGGAGAGGAGCCAAGGGACTGGGACCACACCCAGACTCCAGACTCCAGAAAGACACTGCAGCTCCTGGTCTGAAACACCCACCactctttgggggcgcctgggtggctcagtctgtcaagtgtctgactcttggtttgggctcaggtcatgatctcagggtcatgagagggaGCCCCAGTTGAGCCCTGGGTCAGACCCCTGCCCAGTCAGGAATCTGCTTCTGTCcctggctctctgcccctccccctacttgggCACACGggcatctctgtcaaataaattaataaatcttaataataattCTTTGAATTGGTTTCACCTTGAATcacttttttgtttattgagcatctacttgATGTGGAAGATAAaggcacaagaaaaaaattactaaatttgcTGACTAggtacagcccattgacaagtccttggaacaggcagagtgacagttCCTAGGgactcaatgttaatactttgctaaggacAAAATCTTAGCCCAACTCTTTCCCCCAcctataagtctactttaacatacaaaaattcctttagaaatttcttttatcttgggcgcctgggtggctcagttggttaagcaactgccttcggctcaggtcaccgtccccagagttctgcatcaggctcccagctccacggggagtctgcttctccctctgaccttctcgcctctcatgctctctctctcactgtctctctctcaaataaataaataaaatctttaaaaaaaaaaaaaagaaagaaagaaagaaaaaaaatatcttttatctcTAAACCCCCAAGATatgtgttggcaatcatccccaagcatatggcccaccggTATACATCTggagggtctcatgactaaggttttactaGACAGTAAAATGACCTTTTTCCTAATAATAGCTAGcaccctcaaggtcctggaaaccttgcttccaagtTCCTTAGAGACTTAAGCTTTCCCTAACCCCCTACCAACTAGAAAGTATATAGTGGGCCACTTTTTATGACTCCGGTGCAGGTCTTTCTGCCCCCAGGTCCTGTtgctgtgctttaataaaaccaccgttttgggggcacctgggtggctcagtgggttaagcctttgccttcagctcaggtcaggatcccagggtcctgggatcaagccctgcttcaggctctctgctcaacggggagcctgcttcctcctctctctctgcctgcctctctgcctacttatgatctctgtctgtcaaataaaaaagtaaaatctttaaaaaaaaaacaaaaaaacaccttttttgcactaaagacatctcaagaattcttgtCCGTTGGCTTCAAACTCTAACGTCTTTCCTACTTCACTACTGTGTGCTAGGAACTGGGCATTTCTCCACCTTATCTCAGCTAATCCTTGCAACAGCCCCATGGGGTAGATAAGAGTATTCATGCAACATGATGTTGAGgcaactgaggttcagagagttcTCTCCTAACTGATCCAGGGGCACACAGGGatggagctggggtttgaacACAAGATTGTTTGACTCCGAGCCCAGATACGGTGGTTTCCTTTCCTCTCCGCCCCAGGACTTTCCTCTGCCAGGTTGTAGTCCCTCCCAGTCCTGGAGTATTGTGGGAGTTCAGCGGGTCTGTCCAGAATCTGTGGCGCTGAACCAAGAGGACCAGAGAAAGGAGGTCCAAGAGACACTTTCTCCGACGTCCAGCAGAGGGCGCTCCGTCACAGCCAGACTTCCAAAGCCGTTTCTCTGGCTGGCCCTGGGAGAGCCTGGAGATTGCCTGAGGCTCGGGGTAGCTCCTAGCGTGTACACTCCATCCTCCTGGGCTCTCCTCTAGAGATGTGCTTCCCCCTGAGATGGGGATTATCCACCCAAAAGGGCTCAGGTGCAAATAAcgacccccattttacagatgaggaaactaaggctggggggtgggtggaggagcGCCACCCTGGGTCCCACAGGTCCCACACTAGGTCCCACCTAGTGCTGGCTCTCCTGGAGACCGAAATTGGCCAGGCTCCCACCCTCCACACATCAGGTGACAGCGCCCTGTGGTTTGGGGGGAGCCCGTGGGACGTTTTCATACTAAGTCATCCTGAACATTGGCTCAGGTCTAGGGGCTGCTTCCCAGGGAGGTAGGGGCCCTGGAACAGGGAGCAGGAAGCAAAAAGGAGCCAGGGGATGGTCAGTCTCCCGGGTTGCCTGGCCCTCATCCCAGGTCCCATCACTTATGATAAATGAGTATGCTGGGCTGGGttaaacattgccctctggggcgcctgggtggattggttgttgagcatctgcctttggctcaggtcatgatcccagggtccggggattgatcccagggtccggggatttagccccgcgtctggctccctgctcttcaggaagcctgcttctccctttctctctgcccctgctcatgttccctctcttgtctcgctctctgtcaaataaataaataaaaatatttaataaaataaaataataatcaatgCCCTCTGGGGGAGTAGAGCCTGGTGGGTCTTGCAAGACATGTCCTCTTTGGAATCCAAgagaggaggggctcctggagaCCTCCTCCCAGGCCAACTGAGTTTCCCTGAACTCCTCTGCTCTGCACGAAAGGGACCTCTgggagcagggagactgcctgCCTCTACCAGTTCcttgtggtggtggggggggtggcatgtcccccccacaccccatgcCCCAGTTCCTCCTATACAGAACCTGGCCAAcaggggtgcccggctggcttagtccacagagcatgtgactctggatcttggggtcatgagttcaagccccaggttgggtacAGCGATtataagcaaatgaacaaactTCTGGGTAGGTGGGGGAATGGGCCAGGAGTTGAGCCAGCATCATTGCCTGAGCCCCTCTCCCCAGTGTCAGGATGAGGGTTCTGCCATGGTCACAGAACCAGCAGCTTCCAGACCTGGTCGCCCTTGGGCTCCAGCGTGGTGGCATGTGGCCTGGAACCACAAGGCTGGGCTGTCTGGGCCGCCTCGCAGCTCTCAGCGGGGCCGGTGCAGACCAGGCAGCCATGCCATCCTGCAGAGCggttttccttcccttcaaacTGGGCTGATCgatgagggagcagaagcctGGCTGAAGACACAGGAGCTGACACTCTACAACCTTCCCCCCCCAACTCCCACGCCTGGGTGGGACTAGTGTGACATTCCTCCAGAAAGCTCCCaattatcttaatgttaatacctttgTAGAGGGgcaaacaaccttaacttgacagtGGCAAGGCCTCTTTAGCAGTATCTTGTAGGTTCCCTTTAGCgttatcttgtaggtcctctttgaTGTGaggaacaaaggcagaagaaaaaataatttctttactaccggggcacctgggtggctcagtgggttaaagtctctgcctttggctcagtcatggtctcaggggcctgagatcgagccccacatcatcgggctctctgctcagaaggagcctacttcccctctctctctgcctgcctctgcctacttgtgatctgtcaaataaataaataaaatctttaaaaaaaaattcctttctaactacagcccactgacaagtccttgaaataggcggagtgacattcctccagggacacaactgcctcaatgttaaaACTCTGCTAAGAGCAAAAGGCAAACCTAGCCTGACTGACACACATCCCACCCCCAGGTCTACTTTaccatataaaaattcctttggtggggcgcctgagtggctcagtgggttaaagcctctgccttcagctcaggtcatgatcccagagtcctgggatccagcccagcatcgggctctctgctcagcggggagcctgcttcccttcctctctctctgcctacttgtgatctctgtcaactaaataaataaaatcttaaaaaaaaaattcctttggaaacttccttttatCTCTAACCCCTCCAAGATACGTGTTGACAATcatccccaagcatatggcccactgatatacatctgaagggtcttaTGACTAAGACtttaaccccctcccaacttgaaaggaTCATgggccactcctcacaaccccagggcatCTCTTTCTGCTCATGGGACCGTGCTTTTCATACgttctttagaattttcttggGGGCCAGCTCcatgccccaccccacccaacttcacttatattccaaaaccacatcgaTAACATCGTGTGCTAATGCAGCAGGGACAGGAAGCCAACGTCCATCATCGGGCATTtgccctgtgccaggcattgAACTTGAATTGCTTCTCAGGTCTCATGTAATCTTCTCAGACAGCCCTCTGATAGGCTACGTGCTCTCAACCCTGCCTTGTATAGGTACATAAaccaaaggctcagagaggtcagttAACACGCACCAGGACACACAGCTCTGAACCCCATCTCTTTCTAGCTCCTGAAAGCCGTCGAGGAGCCCATGattcttccctccacctccctctctgccgcCAGCTACCACGGCACCCATCAGTCCTACCTTGCCTCTTTCCCCCTGGTTTCGTTGATTTCTCCTCTTCTGAGTACCTAGTGTGTGCTGGGGTTCCCTGGGTTGGGAGCCGTTGGGAGGGCTGTGACTGGGTTTCTTTCATCAGCCTCCAGCTCCCTCCCATGCAaatggagggaaaggagggggagCCTGCGGGAGTTGGTGGCAACCTCCCCTTCCACCgcgcccctccccaccaacacacacacagaaggctggtccagaggcagcagaggcagcTGCCTTTATTAGGGGCCACGTCCGGGCTGCCCTTAGTCGAAAGCCAGACACTTAATTTTCATGTCCCCATCAGCCGACAGGTACTCGATGGCCTCCAGGTTGAGGCGGTTGGGGAACTTGAAGGAGTATCCATCCGGCAGCTTGATGGTCAGGTCGGCATTATCGAAGGAGACGCACACCTGGAGgatggagaggggcagggagtggcAGGGACCCTGAATCGGGAGCCTGGGCTCTGCGGTCACAGCTGGCCTGCAGGTCCCaggacacaggctccctgggagAGGGGCTGGTGCTCATCGGCCTGATcacagcaggggaggggagagaggggacaggggatgggagggagggcagggtgggACCTAGGTCTGTAGCTGCTAAGGCCTGCTCTGCCAGCCACCCCGcccctggccccaggccccagcccaccTCCATGGGGCTCCCAGGCAGGAAGGGGAAGTTAGACTCTCGAAGCTCCTCGCCCCAGGACCCTTCGCTTCTGCTGTTACACACGATGGTGTTGACGTCCCCGTGCGCTTCGAAGCGGGGATTGAAGTGCAGGCACAGGTTGTTGCCATCTTTGCCCAGGTTCAGGGCGAAGCTGCGGGGAGCAGGGGCCACTGAGACCTTTGCAGCCGACCGCAGTCCCCCCTCGGACTGCCCAGTCCAGGCCACCAGCTCGGGgactcactgagcagggaggaggctCTAGTTCTGGCCCTGCCgcctcctggctgtgtgaccttgaacaagtccctgcccttctctgggcctcagtctcctcatctgccCCATGGGGGCTGTCCAGGAGGAATCGCTAAGGGTCTGACTGTGCGGATGGCCAAGCCCAGACTCTTACAGACATGACTTTGTGTCCCTCTGGTCACGGACTGACAGACCTCCTCCGCACGGTGACCTCTGGGAGGGCGCATGTCCTGTCTGCCTTGTGTATCTCTGTGCTCCTGGTGCCCAGCAGGACGGCCCGCGGTAGGTGCTCaagagcgggggtggggtgggggggggtggctaGCAAAcccatcatcatcatccaaaACGCATTTGCTAAGTGGAGAGAAGAGCGGTATGTCCCTCAGAGGGTTTGGTAGGCATGAAAAGCATAAAGCACACGATGTGTGCGGCTCTTTCTAAGATCAGCTGGTCAGCGTCACGGTCACCGGTCACCGGTCACCGAGCGACCCAGCATCTCACTTTCTCCACACAACCACCTCCCCAAGCAGGGAACTGACAACTGATTGGAGCGCCGTGCAGTGCGGTGGGTTGACGGGTCCAAGGTCACACGGCTGCGGAGAGACTAGGCAGCTTGGAAGAAGGGCTGAAGGAGTGAAAGTTTGAGTGAGTGAAGAGGGTGGGGGCAAGAGGAGAGGACCTCCTAGAACCAGCAGGGGAGCGGACCAGCAGGGGAGCGGCGCCCCCATTCcctctcccaggcccccagggacCTCGGCTCCCGCCCacagtgggggcggggcaggcaaGGTAGAGGCCGAGGCTGCAGCTGGTTTAGCTTAGGAGGCTCCAGCGGGGAGGGATGGGGGCGACTGTAGTGGGGGCATCCAGACCCCGCGCGGAGGAAGTGACTCACCCAGAGAACGCGGCTGCCGTTAACCCCCTCGCCGCGGGAGGGAGGTGCGGGGCCTCCGTCACACAGCCAGGAGGCGGCAGGGCCAGAACTAGAGTCTCCCGGCTCAGTGAGTCCCCCAGCTGGTGGTCTGGACTGGGCAGTCTGACCGGGGACTCCACGCCCCTCCCAGAGCGGGGCCAGCTCCGCCACCCGGCTCCGCCCGGTTCCGCAGCCCGGGCCCCTGCGGCCTGCTACCCCAACCTTCACCCTCTCACCTCTTGGCTTCGGGGGCCACCTCGCCCTGCACTCTGAGGCACTGCCCAGGTTTGAGATTCAGGTTGCTGGCGGTCAGACCCTGCAACGAGGAGACCCACCCAGCGGGGTTAGAGGACACAGTGCGGGAGGGGGAGGGCCGGGGGCGTGCCCGCCCTGGATCCTCTGGCCCCGCCCGCGGGAAGCCTGGGGAATCTGGAGCAAGTTCTAGACTCTCTTTCTCGGTGTGGTCCCGGATAAGTCCCTGCTCCCAGCCGGGTCCATTTCCTGTCTGTTACCACTGCCGAGGTTGTGGAAGGCAAGATCTAGAAGTTTTTGCGATTCAGCTTGGGGATTTTAGATTCAGAGCGGCTTGGGAGGTGAGATGATATGTTCCATTCCTTCATTTAATAAATGGATGGAGAGAATCGGACTCAGAATGAGTGACACTGCGACTGGGTGGCAAAGAAAGGCACCTGGGTCGGCCCCCCTGCTGGAGAAGAGGCAACCCGGGGCTGGGAGATCCCCCACCATCCCCTTCAAGCCCCTCCGTACAGAAAGGCGCAGGGGTTGGAGAGGAGACCCCTAAGGGGCGCAGCCAGGCTCCTGTGAAGAAGGAAGAGTGAGCGGCCAAGGGCCAGACTCGGTAGCCCGGCCAGCTCAGCAATATCAAGATTGACCGCACAGGCTAACTGGTGTGAGTGGTTCCTTCTGCTACAAACTTGAACCCCCTTCCTTGGGGCCTGCAGAAGATTCtagcctccttctcttccctttagcACCCCATCTGCAGGCATGGGGAATGTATGTGTGGAGGGGGATGGGAATTACCCAGCCCCCACCTGACTACCCTGCACAGAACCACCCTCCACCCACTAACCCAAGCAGGCGCCCTCTCGGGCAGCCGGTCAAATCTTGGCGACTTTTCAGAGCTCTCTAGAGCAGAGGATGACTCTGCCCTGGCCCAGTGACTGGGGACAGCTGCAgggggggaagggacaggaggcTCTCCGGGgtgaaggagggggaagggacaggaggcTGGGTGTCATCAAAGTCAATACCCCACCAGTTTGCCACACCCTTCTCTCTCCCAGTATCGGAGTGCTGCAGACTGTCAAACCCTGGCGGAAATAACTGTGCTGTCAGACCCCGGAGGAACTCAGATAATTCTTAGGCCAGGAAGGGCCTTTAGTGGCCATGGCgcccacccccattttacagacgcgGCCACTGAGGCACAGCAAAGAGAAGGTACTCGGTCAAAGCCACACCCCAGGGACTAAAACTCAGATCTTcatctaccccccccccacccctccgcccccccccccccccaccatccctgGGCATTGGGACGGGATCCCCACACTCACACAAGCCATGACTGAGGACCAGAGGATGTTCCCGCGGAATGCCTGCCACACCAGCTGTCTCAAGACTCAAGGGGAGAGGTGGGACCCTGGGCCGCTCCCACCCTTTTAACGGGACCGGGCTCCGGTAAGTCCCGCCCCCTAGAATCCCAGCCAATTGTAAGGCAGGACAGGGATGGGGGCCCACTGGAGGCGGGGTCAATGGAATTTTGAAGACTTTCTGGAGCAGAGGTGACCAATCAGAgtggcaaccccccccccccaccgtctTCCTTAACCACTCCCCCAGGGTCCAGGCTCCACCTTCCATTCCCcttcatccctccccacccccaccaaaaaaattgtGCTGTGGcagggattgggggtggggggagccagtGGAAAATAGTTTGAGGATGAGTTAGGCACTAGAGTTGGCGGGAAGGGGGCCTAGGGCCAGCAGGCCGAGCTCAGGGGCTACCCAGAGAAGATGGCTGAAGGGATCCAGGGTCCCTCAGCGGATTAGAACTGGGGTTCATCTGGCTGCTCCCTGCAGGGACCAGGGCGTGGCCTGCACTGCAGGCCTCTGCAGAGGGCCCGGGACCTTGAACCACAAGGCCCTGGCCCCACCCGGGCCTCCCCGGAAGCTGGGATTGTGGCTGCTGCTGGCGCTCCTCATTTAGCGCTAAAGAAAGCCTGGGCCGGGTGCCAGGCCTCAGGCTTCATGCCTCAGCCCTCCTGAGGGGCCTGCTGCGGAGCCTCCAAGGGCTCCTGCCTGACAGCGTCAGGCCTGAGTCA harbors:
- the LGALS1 gene encoding galectin-1, which produces MACGLTASNLNLKPGQCLRVQGEVAPEAKSFALNLGKDGNNLCLHFNPRFEAHGDVNTIVCNSRSEGSWGEELRESNFPFLPGSPMEVCVSFDNADLTIKLPDGYSFKFPNRLNLEAIEYLSADGDMKIKCLAFD